Proteins from one Cryptomeria japonica chromosome 4, Sugi_1.0, whole genome shotgun sequence genomic window:
- the LOC131875401 gene encoding LRR receptor-like serine/threonine-protein kinase FLS2 → MEKLQELKYLYLRHVLLNMTSQELDAVLSHLHLLQHLDLSYCSLTIIPNAIQNLTSLSYIFLDGNEFSSIVPLCLGNMPHLQELGLSYNTKLSGDIGQIFCGKWPKLTMLFLSNMNITSWSIPLSIGQLSFLTYLDLSYNKLSGSIPLSIGQLSSLVELDLSHNELSGNIPLFIGQLSSLEYLDLSSNNPQGHFSLDAFKSPSKLNDLVLSHNKLSVQIDPKWIPPFSLSSLGLASCNIVGILPPFLSTQYELQDLDLSQNNLYGNIPSWLGGLPYLQYLNLSYNNLQGRIPFTLNMSSFYNVDLHNNMLSGLLPIPSIVSPNLQLLDLSQNGFTGVIPIPIGTLLLGIQFLSLSANYLSGGIPSSIGLLQGLYVLDLSKNKLCGKIPSSLTNCSSLTRLNLGKNYLIGHIPTQIGMISSLQTLQLNGNMLKGNFPSSLQNCSGLQILDAGENLLVGNIPLWLAQFSNLMILVLRSNDLHGNIPNQLSNLSNLHVLDISGNNLTGAIPPKLGKLKAIMDAEVKISNSSHHNSGYYYKEGVQVRNKGLDQVYVNSILLLITCIDLSRNQLSNGIPSTIGSLKGLHTLNLSGNSLTGKIPITFGMLEQLESLDLSNNELKGEIPSQLLNLSFMSSFIVSNNTLCGRIPTGGQFATFIDPAYFSGNPSLCGFPLDNETCKCGTTNHIKPTQEDVDERGEIPWHWYVEWMTSFAAGFWGVFGILIFKKCWRRRFIQVLDEVAIIFLDRIRDIR, encoded by the coding sequence ATGGAGAAGTTGCAGGAGTTAAAATATTTGTATCTTAGACACGTGTTGTTGAATATGACAAGTCAAGAATTGGATGCAGTCCTTTCTCATTTGCATCTCCTCCAACACCTTGACCTTTCATACTGCTCTCTAACCATAATCCCCAATGCTATCCAAAACCTCACCTCCCTCTCCTATATTTTTTTAGATGGCAATGAGTTTAGTTCCATAGTGCCTTTATGCTTGGGGAATATGCCTCATTTGCAAGAGCTTGGATTGTCTTACAATACAAAATTAAGTGGAGATATAGGTCAAATATTCTGTGGCAAATGGCCAAAATTGACCATGCTTTTTCTATCAAATATGAATATAACATCATGGAGCATACCATTGTCTATTGGTCAACTTTCATTTTTGACTTATCTTGATCTCTCCTACAATAAACTGAGTGGCAGTATACCTTTGTCTATCGGTCAACTTTCATCACTAGTTGAGCTTGATCTCTCCCATAATGAACTAAGTGGCAATATACCTTTGTTTATTGGTCAACTTTCATCTTTGGAATATCTTGATCTCTCTTCCAACAACCCACAAGGCCACTTTTCTCTTGATGCTTTCAAAAGTCCTAGTAAACTTAATGACCTTGTCTTGTCTCATAATAAACTAAGTGTCCAAATTGATCCAAAATGGATACCTCCATTTTCCTTATCTAGTTTGGGTTTGGCTTCTTGTAATATTGTAGGCATCCTACCTCCATTCTTATCAACACAATATGAATTACAAGATTTGGATCTCTCACAAAATAATCTCTATGGAAACATTCCATCTTGGCTAGGAGGTTTACCCTATCTACAGTACTTGAATCTATCCTACAATAACTTGCAAGGTCGAATTCCATTCACCTTGAACATGAGCTCATTTTATAATGTAGATTTACATAATAATATGTTGAGTGGTTTGCTTCCAATTCCTTCAATAGTTTCCCCAAATTTGCAGCTATTGGATTTGTCACAAAATGGATTCACAGGTGTTATCCCAATACCAATTGGTACACTTCTACTTGGCATTCAATTCTTGTCACTTTCAGCAAATTATCTAAGTGGTGgaattccttcttccattggtCTTCTGCAAGGATTATATGTTTTGGATCTCTCAAAGAATAAATTATGTGGTAAAATACCATCAAGCCTAACTAATTGCTCCTCTTTGACAAGATTGAACTTGGGAAAGAATTATTTGATAGGACACATTCCAACTCAAATTGGAATGATAAGTTCTCTCCAGACTCTTCAACTAAATGGCAACATGTTGAAGGGAAACTTTCCATCAAGTCTTCAAAACTGTTCTGGCTTGCAAATTTTAGATGCAGGTGAAAATTTATTGGTGGGCAATATACCACTTTGGCTAGCACAATTCTCTAACTTGATGATACTTGTTTTGAGGTCAAATGATCTTCATGGGAACATTCCAAATCAATTAAGCAATCTTTCCAACCTCCATGTGTTGGATATTTCAGGTAATAATTTGACTGGAGCCATCCCACCAAAGTTGGGAAAGTTGAAAGCTATAATGGATGCAGAAGTAAAAATCTCAAATAGTAGTCATCATAATTCAGGTTACTACTACAAAGAAGGGGTCCAAGTGAGAAACAAAGGATTGGATCAAGTGTATGTCAATTCCATTTTGTTACTTATTACTTGCATTGATCTATCTAGGAATCAGCTATCAAATGGCATTCCTTCAACAATTGGAAGTCTTAAAGGTCTACACACATTGAACTTGTCAGGAAATAGCCTCACTGGAAAAATTCCAATTACTTTTGGAATGTTAGAGCAATTAGAGTCATTGGACCTTTCAAATAATGAATTAAAAGGTGAGATTCCAAGTCAGCTATTAAACCTCTCATTTATGAGTTCTTTCATTGTATCTAATAACACACTTTGTGGAAGAATCCCAACAGGGGGTCAATTTGCAACATTTATTGATCCTGCATATTTCTCTGGGAACCCTAGCCTTTGTGGATTTCCACTTGATAATGAAACTTGTAAATGTGGAACAACTAATCATATCAAACCTACTCAAGAAGATGTGGATGAGAGAGGAGAAATCCCATGGCATTGGTATGTTGAGTGGATGACAAGCTTTGCTGCTGGATTTTGGGGAGTATTTGGAATCTTGATTTTCAAAAAGTGTTGGAGAAGAAGATTCATTCAAGTCTTAGATGAAGTTGCAATTATTTTTTTAGATAGAATAAGAGATATTAGGTAG